CAACTGTACCGTGCTGGCCAACCTTGGCGCACGCTGCGAGCTGCTCGCATCCTTCAGCGATGCGAAAATGTTCCACTTTGCGCTGGATGATTTGCGCGAGCGTAAGATCGCGCACGATCATTGCGTGTACCATCGCGGTGCGCAGGTACCGCTGTCCACGGTTTGGCTGAGTTTGGCCACCGGTAGCCGGACGATCGTGCATAGCAATCCGGACCTACCGGAGCTTACCTTTGAGGATTTTCAGCGCATCAATCTACAGGACTATGCATGGATTCATttcgaggtgtgtgtgtgtgtgtgtgtgtgtgtgtgtgtgtgtgtgtgtgtgtgtgtgtgtgtgtgtgtgtgtgtgtgtgtgtgtgtgtgtgtgtgtgtgtgtgtgtgtgtgtgtgtgtgcgtgtgtgtgtgtgtgtgtggggtgtttTATCTGATACTAATTAATGTACTGGTCCAACCCCTAGGGAAGACGCAACACATCGGCAATAGTGCAGATGATACGCTCCATCGTGGAGTGGAACGAACGGCCAGAAAACCAATCCTGCAAGGTGAAAATCTCCGTCGAACTGGAAAAACCACGCCACTCCAATCTTGACCTGCTCGTCGACGGTGTAGACGTCGTGTTTGTGGGCAAAGACTTTGCCCGCTTTCTGGGGCACGACAGCGCCAGGGAGGCCATTGCTCGGCTGAAACAATTGCACCCCGGATCGTACATCATCATCTGTCCGTGGGGCGAACGCGACACGGTAGCGATCGACCGGCAGGACCGCTGGTTTACCCAGCCGACCTACCCGCCGGAAGTAATACGCGATAGTCTCGGTGCCGGCGATACCTTTGTCGCCGGTTGCATTTTAAAGCTGGCGGAAAAAGAGCCACCGGGCTCCCTGTCGGTGGTGCTGGAGTTTGCGTCGCGGGTTGCCGGCCAAAAGCTGGCCATTTGCGGATTCGATGGAATAAAGCGAGACTAGACGACACTTTCTTTTCACACAGTTTTGTTTGACTGGTTTTGACTGTTGTTTACTGTCTTGTTTCTATTCGAAAAAAGGTATTCGAAGCACGACGCTCCCCACCCCACCCAAACGCATGCGATCGGGGAATGGCGATCATCATTTTCGCACGGTATTGCCACACAGCATGGCAATGAATCATGGTATCATGGTGCACGGCACACGGCAAACTGGTTCGCGTATGTAATGTATAAGCCCCCGCGTGTGCCCAGCGGGTTTGTAGAAAATGAGCAAACAATATACgtaagaggaggaggaggaggagggcgaACGGTGGAGGTCGTTTCCTGATCAACGCAACCTCCCTGACTGTCCCCCGCACCCCGCGCAGGAAAACGGAACATCATGTTGTGCTACATTTATACACTAAATAACGCACGAATGCTAATTCCTTACTCTGGCAGGAGTACACACGCTACCACTTCCTTTTCCGCATCACACGTACATCGGCTCCTAACACTCTGGAACTTCCTtatacacacaacacacacacacacgtgtatgTGCAAGTTTGCGCGAATTATTTTCCCTGTACCGCGTCGTGGAAAGAAAGTGATTCCTTATCGTTTGCGGCTTTAATTTTCTACTCTTATTCCTTTCTCTTCTGTTTTTCacggcgcgtgtgtgtgtgttgtgtttcctAAAGAACAGGTAGATTA
This is a stretch of genomic DNA from Anopheles merus strain MAF chromosome 2R, AmerM5.1, whole genome shotgun sequence. It encodes these proteins:
- the LOC121590816 gene encoding ketohexokinase-like isoform X2 produces the protein MAQSKQDGKRLHAEKILCVGLCNIDIIQVCDAYPAEDSDQRCQSSRWQRGGNASNNCTVLANLGARCELLASFSDAKMFHFALDDLRERKIAHDHCVYHRGAQVPLSTVWLSLATGSRTIVHSNPDLPELTFEDFQRINLQDYAWIHFEGRRNTSAIVQMIRSIVEWNERPENQSCKVKISVELEKPRHSNLDLLVDGVDVVFVGKDFARFLGHDSAREAIARLKQLHPGSYIIICPWGERDTVAIDRQDRWFTQPTYPPEVIRDSLGAGDTFVAGCILKLAEKEPPGSLSVVLEFASRVAGQKLAICGFDGIKRD